The following nucleotide sequence is from Chlamydiota bacterium.
TGTATCAATTTCCAACTTCACCCGAATCTTTCGCGAGGCTCGGGTCCATCTTGAATGCCTAAAAATAAGCAATTTCCCGACAGAATCATCTTTTAAAAAAACCTTCTTAACGGTATCGTCTACTTTTTGCCGATCCTGAACTTCCAACTGATAACCATAGGCTTGGAATTCTATCGCTAAATTTTTTAAATACCCCTCTAATTTAAAGTCTCGATTGATGGCCTGTAAAGCAAAGTCAATATCCTCTGAAAAACGTTCAAGGCCATAAAGTACCCTCAGGCAAGTTCCACCCTGAAAGGCCGCTTCTTTAAAGAAGCCCGCCCGCGACAAAGCCGCCAAAGCAATTTCCTGGGTGATCTCTCGCAAGGCATTCTCCTCCTCCTGCTCGGTTTGACAAGCATAGGAATTCAACCTTTCTTGAATAATTTTTACACTCACTTTCGGATCTCCTTTTGAATCCCTAAAATAAATTTTCTCACCCTCTGGCTTCCGTAACTTTCTAAAAGCTCATCGAGCAATTCTGAATCCACCTCGTTAAGAAACTCATCTTCGACACGCAAACTTTTTCGCACGGGCTCCAATGACTTCCAATCCTTTTTGTAAACATAGATATAATCCATGAGCGCTTTCCAAGGATTGGCCATAAAAAAAATGGTCTGATCAGAAACCACTCTTTCCACTCCGATATAGAATGCGTTCTTGGAAACACTTTTAAAACTAAATGTGCCTATCGGTGTATGAAATTCACGAGAGCGTTTTA
It contains:
- a CDS encoding nucleotidyl transferase AbiEii/AbiGii toxin family protein; translated protein: MSVKIIQERLNSYACQTEQEEENALREITQEIALAALSRAGFFKEAAFQGGTCLRVLYGLERFSEDIDFALQAINRDFKLEGYLKNLAIEFQAYGYQLEVQDRQKVDDTVKKVFLKDDSVGKLLIFRHSRWTRASRKIRVKLEIDTNPPEWSQFEVKFLDFPFPFPVTVHDLPTLFAGKSHALLCREYVKGRDWYDFVWYTSRKTPINFKFLAAANKQQGPWQNQDLNVDRAWYCREMEKKIRSMDWERVKEDVKRFLKRGSEGMLEFWNEAFFLERLHKWVGTFSGGYYG